The window CGGCTCGACGAGCTCGAACTGGAGGTCTTCGGGAAGGCCTCCGACGTTGTGATGGCTCTTGATGTTCGCGGTGCCCGTACCGCCGCCGGACTCGACGACGTCGGGGTAGAGCGTTCCCTGCACCAGGAAGCGGATCGGCTCGCCGTCGGCGGCGGCCTCGGCGACGAGGTCGCGCTCGGCGGCCTCGAACGACCGGATGAATTCGCGCCCGATGATCTTGCGCTTCTGTTCGGGGTCGCTCACGCCGGCCAGCGCCTCGAGGAACTGCTCACGCGCGTCGACGGTGATCAGGCGAACGCCGGTCGAGGCGACGTAGTCGTTCTCGACCTGCTCGCGCTCACCCTTTCGCAGCAGCCCGTGGTCGACGAAGATCGCGGTGAGCTGATCGCCGACGGCCTTGTGCACGAGCGCGGTCGAGACGGCGGAGTCGACTCCGCCGGAGAGCGCGGAGATCACGCGTGCCGAGCCGATCTGCTCGCGGATCCGGTCGACCTGCTCGGCGATGACGTTGCCGCTGTTCCAGTCGGCGGCCAGGCCCGCAGCCTTGTGGAGGAAGTTCTCGATCACGCGCTGACCGTGGTCGGAGTGCTTCACCTCGGGGTGCCACTGCACGCCGTACATCCGGCGGGCGTCGTTCGCGAAGGCGGCGACCGGGGTCGCGGCGGTGCGTGCCAGCACGTCGAACCCCTCGGGGGCGCGTGAGACCTGGTCGCCGTGGCTCATCCAGACGTTCTGCTCGGCGGGCTGGCCGTCGAGCAGCGTGCCCTCGGTGACGATCGTCGCATCGGTCGCGCCGTATTCGCGCAGGCCGGTGTTCGCGACCTCGCCGCCGAGCGCCTTCGCCATGACCTGGAAGCCGTAGCAGATGCCGAGCGTGGGTACGTCGAGGTCGAACACCCCGGAGTCGAGCGAGGGAGCACCCGGCTCGTACACCGACGAGGGGCCGCCGGAGAGGATTATGCCGACGGGGCTCTTGGCGGCGATCTCTTCGGCCGTGGCCGTGTGAGGGACGATCTCGCTGTAGACGCCGGCCTCGCGGACGCGGCGCGCGATCAGCTGCGCGTACTGCGCGCCGAAGTCGACGACGAGGACGGGACGTTGAGAGGTCTCGGTCTGTTCGGTCAACGGGTGCCTTCCGGGGCGGGAACGGATGCTTCGGCCGCCTCGCGTTCTGCGAGGTAGGTGGTGACCTTCCGGGCCGTGACGGCCTCGAGGAAGAAGGAGAGGAGCGGCACGACGCCGCCGAGCGCGAGGAAGATGAAGCGCGGGAAGGGCCAGCGCATGAGGCTCCAGATGCGGAAGCACGAGAACAGGTAGACGACGTAGAACCAGCCGTGCGCGACGAGGATCGCGAGGGAGATGTTGACGCCGTCACCGGTGGAGATGATCTCGCACCCGTTGCCGCCGGGCAGGAACAGCGAGAACCACTCGCAGGCCGGGCCGGGTATCGCCTGGGCGAAGTAGAGGAACCCGCGCGTCCCGCCGGCGAAGAGCTCGACGTGCAGCGGGGTGTACTTGAGGATCATCTCGGTCAGGAGCAGCAGCAGGCCGACACCGGTGATGACCGAGCAGATCTGGTAGAACTTCAAGGCTCCGCGGATCGCAGGAAACGATGCGAGTTTCGGGGCTCGAGGCATGGGCTCCATTCTAGACGGCGGCGAAAAGACGAACCGCCCTCCCCCACGAGGGGAGAGGGCGGTCGGTCGATGTCGAACGATCAGCTCTTCGGCAGCGTCACCTGGATGAGACCGGTGGGGTAGCGGTCGCGCGCCGAGACGTAGAGCAGGTCGCGGTCGGCATCGATCGAGACGCCGTAGACCTTGTTGCCGTAGGTGTGCGCCGAGAGCCTCTTGACCTCGCTCAGGTCGGACGCGGCGAACACGGTCGCCCCCGACTGCTCGAA is drawn from Microbacterium hatanonis and contains these coding sequences:
- the guaA gene encoding glutamine-hydrolyzing GMP synthase, which encodes MTEQTETSQRPVLVVDFGAQYAQLIARRVREAGVYSEIVPHTATAEEIAAKSPVGIILSGGPSSVYEPGAPSLDSGVFDLDVPTLGICYGFQVMAKALGGEVANTGLREYGATDATIVTEGTLLDGQPAEQNVWMSHGDQVSRAPEGFDVLARTAATPVAAFANDARRMYGVQWHPEVKHSDHGQRVIENFLHKAAGLAADWNSGNVIAEQVDRIREQIGSARVISALSGGVDSAVSTALVHKAVGDQLTAIFVDHGLLRKGEREQVENDYVASTGVRLITVDAREQFLEALAGVSDPEQKRKIIGREFIRSFEAAERDLVAEAAADGEPIRFLVQGTLYPDVVESGGGTGTANIKSHHNVGGLPEDLQFELVEPLRTLFKDEVRAIGRELGLPEAIVGRQPFPGPGLGIRIVGEVTADRLEILRDADAIARAELTKAGLDNEIWQCPVVLLADVRSVGVQGDGRTYGHPIVLRPVSSEDAMTADWTRLPYDVLSKISNRITNEVRDVNRVVLDVTSKPPGTIEWE
- a CDS encoding DUF3817 domain-containing protein, whose amino-acid sequence is MPRAPKLASFPAIRGALKFYQICSVITGVGLLLLLTEMILKYTPLHVELFAGGTRGFLYFAQAIPGPACEWFSLFLPGGNGCEIISTGDGVNISLAILVAHGWFYVVYLFSCFRIWSLMRWPFPRFIFLALGGVVPLLSFFLEAVTARKVTTYLAEREAAEASVPAPEGTR